The genomic stretch GAGCCGCACACCGACGTGACCCCAGGCGGGCGCGTCACCTTTACCATCGCGCCCACCTGGGGCTGCCAGGGGACCGACTACATCGTGTACCGCGGCGGAAATCCGGAATATCGGTCGTTCTCGGACATGAAGTGGCTGAACTACGTGGTGATCAGCCGCTGACGGGGCGGTACGCCTCCAGCAGCGCGTCCAGCGTCCCCAGCCGCGTCTCGATCAACTTCTCCGGGTCCCGGTTGTAGCCGCCCGCCATCACGGTCACGAGGGGGACCCGCGTGCGGGCTGCCCAGCGGAAGACCCGTTCGTCCCGCTCCCGCACCCCGGCGGGCGTGAGGGCGAGGCGGCCCAGTTGGTCTTCTCCCAGCACGTCCGCCCCCGCGAGGTAGAAGGCGAAGTCGGGGCGGAAGGCGGCCACGGCGGGGGCGACCCGTTCGTCCAACGCGGCGAGGTAGGCCCTGTCCCCGGTGCCGTCGGGCAAGGCCACGTCCAACCCACTCCGCTCCTTCTGAAAGGGATAGTTGTTCGCCCCGTGGACGCTGACGGTCAGGGCGCGGGGTTCGCCTGCGAGCATGGCCGCCGTCCCATTGCCCTGATGCACGTCGAGGTCGAGGATCAGGAGGCGCGTGGCGTGTCCGCCGTCGAGGAGCCAGCGCACGGAGATCACCACGTCGTTGAGGAAGGAAAAGCCCTCGGCCCGGTCGTGGTAGGCGTGGTGCGTCCCACCGCCCAGATTCACGCCGAAGCCGTGGGTCAGGGCGTCCCGCGTGGCCGCCAACGTCGCACCGCTGCTCGCCAGACCGCGCTCGACGACCGCCGGGTTCCAGGGAAAACCGAGGGCCCGTTCCTCGGCGCGCGTGACCTCTCCCCGCCGCCAGCGGGCGAGGTAGGCGGGGTCATGGACGCGCTCGGCGTCGGCCCAGTCGAGCAGGGGCGCGTCGAGGAGGGGGAGGCGTTCGGCGGCCCCGGCGAGCAGGCGCCCCAGGAACTCGCGGGGGAGGAACTGTCTTCGGGGCGGCGGGGTGCCCGCGTAGGCCGCGCGGCGAAAGGCGGTCCAGGCGCGGGGGAAGGGTGAGGTCACGCCCCCAGGCTACGGCGTGCGGCTAAGCTGGCGGGGTGAGCGGCCCCATGGAACGCCTCGGCCTGCGCGTCCCCGTCGTGCAGGCCCCGATGGCGGGCGGGCCGACCACGCCCGCACTCGTGGCGGCGGTGTCGGAGGCGGGCGGGCTGGGCAGCCTAGGCGCGGCCTACCTGACGCCGGGGCAGATCGCGGAGGCGGGGACGGCAGTGCGGGCGCGGACGGGGCGGCCCTTCGCGGTCAACCTGTTCATCCCCGACCCCCTGCCGGGCGTGACGGAGGCGGAGGTCGCGGCGGCGATGGCCGACCTCACGCCCCTGCACGCGGAGCTGGGGCTGGTCCCACCGACCCTCCCCCAGTGGGTGCGGGAGGACTTTGAGGAGCAGTTCCGGGCGGTGCTGGAAGTGCACCCCGCCGTCTTCTCCTTCGCGTTCGGGCGGCTCGGCGGAGCGGAACTCGCAGCCCTGCGGGACAGAGGCATCCTCGCCGTCGGCACGGCGACCGGAGTGTTGGAG from Deinococcus planocerae encodes the following:
- a CDS encoding histone deacetylase family protein, coding for MTSPFPRAWTAFRRAAYAGTPPPRRQFLPREFLGRLLAGAAERLPLLDAPLLDWADAERVHDPAYLARWRRGEVTRAEERALGFPWNPAVVERGLASSGATLAATRDALTHGFGVNLGGGTHHAYHDRAEGFSFLNDVVISVRWLLDGGHATRLLILDLDVHQGNGTAAMLAGEPRALTVSVHGANNYPFQKERSGLDVALPDGTGDRAYLAALDERVAPAVAAFRPDFAFYLAGADVLGEDQLGRLALTPAGVRERDERVFRWAARTRVPLVTVMAGGYNRDPEKLIETRLGTLDALLEAYRPVSG